A window of Cydia pomonella isolate Wapato2018A chromosome 22, ilCydPomo1, whole genome shotgun sequence contains these coding sequences:
- the LOC133530390 gene encoding uncharacterized protein LOC133530390, with the protein MECGKCSEIVSDGVLCNTCNKHLHFGCAGLAETTFRRMTNEKKASWRCPACRVAPQSPQISQDASLADLFAEVKISRASIEAKIDNVQLQVTDLNNKWSSLETRLASMEERISNTEDKIETLSTLPPQIKELQEHVTCLKKENNDRDQFGRLNNVEITGVPLRSGENLRTIFHNICTKVGFALDQSDIDCIHRIRVFSTEAKQQNLRPPSIIVRFTRRARRDELLAAARARRGITTADAGLDGPSINVYLNEHLTPANKLLLKRAREVKSELNYAYVWVKECKIFLRKNDTSRVIRIVSESDLLKLK; encoded by the coding sequence ATGGAGTGTGGCAAGTGTAGTGAAATAGTAAGTGATGGTGTTTTATGTAACACATGTAATAAACACTTACATTTTGGATGTGCTGGGTTAGCGGAAACAACCTTTAGGCGTATGACCAATGAGAAAAAAGCATCCTGGCGATGCCCTGCGTGCCGAGTGGCCCCGCAATCGCCCCAAATTTCTCAGGACGCCTCGTTAGCTGACTTGTTTGCCGAAGTAAAAATCTCGAGAGCTTCAATTGAGGCCAAAATAGATAATGTTCAGCTGCAAGTCACTGATTTGAACAACAAGTGGAGCAGCTTGGAGACGCGCCTGGCTAGTATGGAGGAGAGAATCTCGAATACAGAGGATAAAATAGAGACCCTTTCGACTTTGCCGCCGCAAATTAAAGAGTTACAGGAACACGTTACATGCCTCAAAAAGGAAAATAATGATCGTGATCAGTTCGGAAGGCTAAATAACGTGGAGATCACCGGTGTTCCGTTACGTTCAGGGGAAAATCTGCGTACCATATTTCACAATATATGTACCAAGGTCGGCTTTGCCCTTGACCAATCGGACATCGATTGTATTCATCGGATTAGAGTTTTCTCTACGGAAGCAAAGCAGCAAAATCTTCGTCCACCCTCGATTATCGTCCGCTTTACCCGGCGGGCGCGCAGGGACGAGTTGCTGGCGGCGGCCCGCGCCCGCCGTGGCATCACCACGGCTGACGCCGGCTTGGACGGACCATCGATCAACGTTTACTTGAACGAGCACCTGACGCCCGCTAATAAGTTGTTGTTAAAGCGTGCACGCGAAGTAAAATCTGAGCTGAACTATGCTTATGTGTGGGTGAAAGAATGCAAGATTTTTTTGCGTAAAAATGACACTTCGAGGGTTATACGTATCGTCTCCGAATCCGACCTGTTAAAACTTAAATGA
- the LOC133530455 gene encoding uncharacterized protein LOC133530455, with protein MENSKKQDSFFLRGKKQLNGNKFNNKVKPDENQGNNDFKGNSQNFKGKRQQKFDQNRVQKDNSDDKKPFDKKTYRLKKYSKKYKLEQWEEQRKKRLLRNLQKDLKNDEGAGTYKPKTFDEDAADGQDVTGRFVKHPDLIEKEIAEKADKEKKRPVLSARERHEKMKQDKLERQQQMQKAIEEKNQKMQEYKKKKQEKFKKLSKKTKKGQPMMTGRLELLLEKIQKNK; from the coding sequence ATGGAAAACTCAAAAAAGCAAGACTCCTTCTTCTTGAGGGGCAAGAAACAACTAAATGggaataaatttaataacaagGTGAAACCAGATGAAAATCAGGGCAATAATGATTTCAAAGGCAATAGTCAAAATTTCAAAGGAAAAAGACAGCAGAAATTTGACCAGAACCGTGTCCAAAAAGACAACAGTGATGATAAAAAGCCATTTGATAAAAAAACTTATAGACTGAAAAAGtatagtaaaaaatacaaactggAACAATGGGAAGAACAGCGCAAAAAGCGACTGCTCCGCAACCTGCAAAAAGACCTTAAAAATGACGAAGGTGCTGGTACCTACAAACCAAAAACATTTGATGAGGATGCAGCAGATGGACAAGATGTCACAGGCCGATTTGTCAAACATCCAGATTTGATAGAAAAAGAAATAGCTGAAAAAGCGGATAAAGAGAAAAAGAGACCAGTTCTCAGTGCCAGAGAGAGGCATGAGAAAATGAAGCAAGATAAGTTAGAGCGGCAACAACAGATGCAGAAGGCAATTGAGGAGAAAAACCAGAAAATGCAAGAGTATAAGAAGAAAAAGCAGGAGAAGTTTAAGAAGTTAAGTAAGAAGACAAAGAAAGGGCAGCCGATGATGACTGGCAGACTTGAACTGCTTTTGGAGAAGATACAAAAGAACAAGTAG